Below is a genomic region from Bradyrhizobium sp. 1(2017).
CACCATGGCGCAGCGCTATCCAGACGATTTCGACGGCATCTTCGCCCGCGTGCCCGTGATCAACTGGGTCGGCTTGCAGCATGCCGGCACGCGCTCGGGCCTCGCGACCATGGGCGAGGGCTGGATCAATCCGGCGCAGGTCAAGCTCGTGGGCGACGCGGTGCGCGCGGCCTGCGACAAGGCCGATGGCTCCGATGACGCGCTGGTGCAGGATCCCGTTTCCTGCAAGGCCGCGTTCAAGATTGAGACGCTGCGCTGCGAGGCCGGCAAGACGGGTGACCAGTGCCTCACCGAGGCCCAGATCAAGGCCGTCAACACGCTGCACGGGACCTACAAATTCCCGTTCGCGCTCGCCAACGGCCTCGACGATTATCCGGGCTGGGGCATCTCGGGCGAGGACACGCCTTCCATCGGGCCGACCGGCGGCTGGGTTGCATGGTGGCTCGGCACCGCGCCACCCGCGCAGCCGCCTGCGCCCAACAACGGCATCGCCTGGATTTACGGCGCCGGCGGCATTCAATATGTGTTCGCGCGCGATCCCAAGCTCGATGTCACCACCTACAAGGTCGAGGAGCACAAGGCGCGGCTTCTCGAGGTCTCCAGGCTGATGGATTCGACCGATCCCGATCTCAGCCGCTTCCGCGCCCGCGGCGGCCGGCTGATCATGCTCGAGCACATGGCCGATTACGCGCAAAGCCCCTATGCCGGCATCCGCTACTTCGAGAGCGTCGAGCGCAAGCTCGGCAAGGCCGAGACCGCCGAGTTCGCGCGGCTATATACCGCGCCCGGCGTCGACCATGTCGGGTCCGGCGCGCCGGCCAATGTCGACATGCTCAGCGTGCTGGTCGATTGGGTCGAGAAGGGCAAGGCGCCCGGCGATCTCGAAGTCGCCGAGCAGAAGGTCGAGGCCCCATC
It encodes:
- a CDS encoding tannase/feruloyl esterase family alpha/beta hydrolase; amino-acid sequence: MTRNRAMLHALLVGMAAVLGANAAYAATLAADADNVCKGLIGGADAVKIDSAALQAPSQIAVAERGPTPSGRVTPANPAFCKVLGHIEPTDTKAPPIKFQVNLPVEWNGRSLQYGGGGFNGVLITGLALPPAYPFDKPSPLARGFVTYGTDSGHETKQGEPPQLFALNDEAFENFAHRAYKKVRDAAVALMERAYGKKPEKMYFMGSSEGGREGLTMAQRYPDDFDGIFARVPVINWVGLQHAGTRSGLATMGEGWINPAQVKLVGDAVRAACDKADGSDDALVQDPVSCKAAFKIETLRCEAGKTGDQCLTEAQIKAVNTLHGTYKFPFALANGLDDYPGWGISGEDTPSIGPTGGWVAWWLGTAPPAQPPAPNNGIAWIYGAGGIQYVFARDPKLDVTTYKVEEHKARLLEVSRLMDSTDPDLSRFRARGGRLIMLEHMADYAQSPYAGIRYFESVERKLGKAETAEFARLYTAPGVDHVGSGAPANVDMLSVLVDWVEKGKAPGDLEVAEQKVEAPSFATLRALPLCRWPSWPHYKSGPVTEASSFTCAP